The proteins below come from a single Streptomyces sp. B3I8 genomic window:
- a CDS encoding TauD/TfdA family dioxygenase, producing the protein MSLPLRPLDESGFGAVVDCNLATDAEDLLPQLARALHRHRLLIAPRQHLTHADLLTVASCFGTVDTSVDRRYAVGGFPGLTVISNIVEDGEHVGIYDGDNEEEWHADNSFKPKLTSATLLYSVITPEQGGETRFADATRAYAALPPAMRQPIEGMRAVHSIEQLRVLQSQASGGQSSVAAGSLAGHPEVEHPLVLTHPVTGARSLLLGSMVISGINGLPEKESRALIDELLEHTISAPYVYSHRWSQGDLVVWDNLATLHTASPCDSSRQRRLLYRAAVR; encoded by the coding sequence ATGTCCTTGCCGCTGCGCCCGCTCGACGAGAGCGGCTTCGGCGCCGTCGTCGACTGCAACCTCGCGACCGACGCCGAAGACCTCCTGCCCCAGCTGGCGCGAGCCCTTCATCGGCACCGGTTGCTGATCGCGCCCCGACAGCACCTGACCCACGCCGATCTCCTGACCGTCGCCTCCTGTTTCGGGACGGTGGACACGAGCGTCGACCGCCGGTACGCCGTCGGCGGCTTCCCCGGGCTGACCGTCATCAGCAACATCGTTGAGGACGGCGAGCACGTCGGCATCTACGACGGGGACAACGAGGAGGAGTGGCATGCCGACAACAGCTTCAAGCCGAAGCTAACCTCCGCGACCCTGCTGTACTCGGTCATCACCCCCGAGCAGGGCGGTGAGACCCGCTTCGCCGACGCGACCCGCGCCTACGCCGCCCTTCCCCCGGCGATGCGGCAGCCGATCGAGGGGATGCGCGCGGTGCACTCCATCGAGCAGCTACGTGTCCTGCAGAGCCAGGCCAGCGGCGGCCAATCGTCGGTCGCGGCCGGAAGTCTCGCTGGTCACCCGGAGGTTGAGCACCCGCTCGTCCTGACCCACCCGGTCACCGGTGCCCGCTCGCTGCTGCTCGGCTCCATGGTGATCAGCGGCATCAACGGACTCCCCGAGAAGGAGAGCCGCGCCCTGATCGACGAACTGCTGGAGCACACGATCAGCGCGCCGTACGTCTACAGCCACCGCTGGAGTCAGGGCGACCTGGTCGTGTGGGACAACCTCGCCACCCTCCACACCGCCTCCCCCTGCGACAGCTCCCGCCAGCGCCGGCTGCTGTACCGCGCCGCCGTCCGATAG
- a CDS encoding ABC transporter ATP-binding protein, which produces MRYVDLTGSREAAGRSIRMRDMARRLPQLVRRSLALAWRVDRRATVGLLLCQTVTGVMQALGLVAIAGTLTALLRSGDVYHRLLQAWPSVALLAGAAGVRALLGITVNWLSSRLGPLMSREAEQMLLTGCAEVELCAYDDPDFNRDREAADRGAQVTGDLINEGQDLIASGASFLAGAIVLTGVHWVLLPLLVAASLPQALAQVSAARVRYLANLRSNGDNRMLSVLRWHIYTKDAADQIRAGTMAGFLSGRYRHTVARINREDRAAADKGARMSLVGAVCGGLGSAVVWAAVVWLLATGRITVGHAGTAVFALQTVGMSVHGLVAVGARAVRTGLYMDDWSGFLDKAGGFRMRRGPHRPEPPETIEVKSVTHRYAGKDRDALSDVSLTLRRGEVTALVGFNGSGKSTLSKLVSGLYLPTGGQVLWDGVPTGDADPQALWQQVALVPQNYAHWPLTVRENVTQGQPTARGDAAVREACEAADADEVVDKLGAGLDTLLAREWLNGEELSGGQWQRIALARAFFRQAGLLVLDEPTANLDPRAEYRIFQRLRNLARDRAVLLVTHRITNVAIADRIVVLDDGKIVQEGTYAQLSQQPGLFQQLLSYQITSEPDGEKRETPA; this is translated from the coding sequence ATGCGGTACGTCGACCTGACCGGCAGCCGCGAAGCAGCCGGCCGCTCAATCCGGATGCGCGACATGGCCCGCCGCCTGCCGCAACTGGTGCGCCGCTCGCTGGCTCTCGCCTGGCGCGTCGACCGACGAGCAACCGTCGGCCTCCTGCTGTGCCAGACCGTCACCGGCGTGATGCAGGCCCTGGGCCTGGTCGCCATCGCCGGCACCCTGACCGCCCTGCTGCGCAGCGGAGACGTCTACCACCGGCTCCTTCAGGCATGGCCCTCCGTCGCCCTGCTCGCCGGTGCCGCCGGCGTGCGCGCGCTCCTCGGAATCACCGTCAACTGGCTGTCCTCCCGGCTGGGCCCGCTGATGTCACGCGAGGCCGAGCAGATGCTGCTGACCGGCTGCGCCGAGGTCGAGCTGTGCGCGTACGACGACCCCGACTTCAACCGTGACCGGGAAGCCGCCGACCGCGGCGCCCAGGTCACCGGCGACCTGATCAACGAGGGCCAGGACTTGATCGCGTCGGGCGCCAGCTTCCTCGCCGGGGCGATCGTGCTGACCGGCGTGCACTGGGTCCTTCTCCCCCTCCTCGTCGCAGCCAGCCTGCCGCAGGCCCTGGCCCAGGTGAGCGCTGCGCGCGTCCGGTACCTGGCGAACCTCCGCAGCAACGGCGACAACCGGATGCTGTCGGTGCTGCGCTGGCACATCTACACCAAGGACGCCGCCGACCAGATCCGCGCCGGCACCATGGCCGGCTTCCTGTCCGGCCGGTACCGGCACACCGTCGCCCGGATCAACCGCGAGGACCGGGCCGCGGCCGACAAGGGCGCCCGGATGTCCCTGGTCGGCGCGGTGTGCGGAGGGCTGGGGTCGGCGGTGGTATGGGCGGCGGTCGTGTGGCTGCTCGCGACCGGCCGTATCACCGTCGGGCATGCCGGGACGGCCGTCTTCGCCCTGCAGACGGTAGGTATGTCGGTCCACGGTCTGGTGGCTGTCGGTGCGCGCGCCGTGCGGACGGGGCTGTACATGGACGACTGGAGCGGCTTCCTGGACAAGGCCGGCGGCTTCCGCATGCGCCGGGGTCCGCACCGCCCTGAGCCGCCGGAGACGATCGAGGTCAAGTCGGTCACCCACCGGTACGCCGGCAAGGACCGCGACGCGCTGTCCGACGTCTCCCTCACCTTGCGCCGGGGTGAGGTCACCGCGCTGGTGGGCTTCAACGGCTCGGGCAAGTCGACGCTGTCGAAGCTGGTCAGCGGTCTCTACCTGCCCACAGGCGGGCAGGTGCTGTGGGACGGCGTCCCCACCGGCGACGCCGATCCGCAGGCCCTGTGGCAGCAGGTCGCCCTCGTGCCGCAGAACTACGCGCACTGGCCGCTGACCGTGCGCGAGAACGTGACCCAGGGCCAGCCCACGGCGCGCGGCGACGCGGCGGTCCGCGAGGCGTGCGAGGCGGCCGACGCCGACGAAGTCGTCGACAAGCTCGGTGCCGGCCTGGACACCCTCCTGGCCCGCGAGTGGCTCAACGGGGAGGAATTGAGCGGCGGCCAGTGGCAGCGCATCGCCCTGGCGAGAGCGTTCTTCCGCCAGGCCGGTCTGCTGGTCCTCGACGAGCCGACGGCGAACCTGGATCCCCGCGCCGAGTACCGCATCTTCCAGCGGCTGCGAAACCTCGCCCGGGACCGGGCGGTGTTGCTGGTGACCCACCGCATCACCAATGTCGCCATCGCCGACCGCATCGTGGTCCTCGACGACGGCAAAATCGTCCAGGAGGGCACCTACGCCCAGCTCTCGCAACAGCCGGGTCTGTTCCAGCAGTTGCTGTCCTACCAGATCACGTCCGAGCCGGACGGCGAGAAGCGCGAGACCCCCGCGTGA